From a region of the Streptomyces tirandamycinicus genome:
- a CDS encoding pyrimidine reductase family protein — protein sequence MRRLFPLPDPNDPDGARAVTDRAWGLDELADAYAYPATDGPWLRANMVSSLDGAAQHDGTSQPLSSDADMRIFGTLRALADAVVVGAETVRQEGYRPARARDAFAGRRAAAGQGPAPAVAVVSASLDLDFSLPLFTSPLVPTLVLTGAAASPERVAAAEKAGAEVLVAGEGMGVDPARAVEALAGRGLRRLLTEGGPRLLGQFVASGVLDELCLTVSPTLTSGTAQRIAYGSGRAVPERFALVSLLEEAGFLFTRYRRT from the coding sequence GACGAACTGGCCGACGCCTACGCCTACCCGGCCACGGACGGCCCCTGGCTGCGGGCCAACATGGTCTCGTCCCTCGACGGCGCCGCCCAGCACGACGGGACGTCGCAGCCGCTGTCGTCCGACGCGGACATGCGGATCTTCGGCACCCTGCGGGCACTGGCCGACGCCGTGGTCGTCGGCGCCGAGACGGTCCGGCAGGAGGGCTACCGCCCGGCGCGCGCCCGGGACGCCTTCGCCGGGCGCCGTGCGGCCGCCGGACAGGGCCCCGCTCCCGCCGTCGCCGTGGTCAGTGCGAGCCTCGATCTGGACTTCTCGCTGCCCCTCTTCACTTCGCCTTTGGTGCCGACGCTGGTCCTGACCGGTGCCGCCGCCTCGCCGGAGCGGGTCGCCGCCGCCGAGAAGGCCGGGGCGGAGGTCCTCGTCGCGGGTGAGGGGATGGGCGTCGACCCGGCGCGGGCCGTCGAGGCGCTGGCCGGGCGCGGCCTGCGGCGGCTGCTGACGGAGGGAGGGCCGAGGCTCCTGGGCCAGTTCGTCGCGTCCGGGGTGCTGGACGAGCTGTGCCTGACGGTGTCGCCGACGCTCACCTCCGGCACCGCGCAGCGGATCGCGTACGGGTCCGGCCGGGCCGTGCCGGAGCGTTTCGCCCTGGTGTCCCTGCTGGAGGAGGCCGGGTTCCTCTTCACCCGATACCGTCGGACCTGA
- the msrB gene encoding peptide-methionine (R)-S-oxide reductase MsrB, with translation MAYDVEKPDEQWRAELSPAEYAVLRQAGTEPAFTGEYTDTKTKGVYSCRACGAELFTSGEKFASHCGWPSFYDPKDSDAVELLEDRSYGMVRTEVRCARCGSHLGHVFEGEGYPTPTDQRYCINSISLRLEPDES, from the coding sequence ATGGCCTACGACGTCGAGAAGCCGGACGAGCAGTGGCGCGCGGAGCTGAGCCCCGCGGAGTACGCCGTGCTCCGGCAGGCCGGCACCGAGCCCGCCTTCACCGGTGAGTACACGGACACCAAGACCAAGGGTGTCTACTCCTGCCGGGCGTGCGGCGCGGAGCTCTTTACCTCCGGGGAGAAGTTCGCGTCGCACTGCGGCTGGCCGTCCTTCTACGACCCGAAGGACTCCGACGCGGTGGAACTGCTGGAGGACCGGTCGTACGGCATGGTCCGCACCGAGGTGCGCTGCGCGCGCTGCGGCTCGCACCTCGGGCACGTCTTCGAGGGCGAGGGCTATCCGACGCCGACCGACCAGCGGTACTGCATCAACTCGATCTCGCTGCGGCTGGAGCCGGACGAGAGCTGA
- the murC gene encoding UDP-N-acetylmuramate--L-alanine ligase — protein MASGIPHAMERPHFIGIGGAGMSGIAKILAQRGAKVAGSDAKESATADALRALGATVHVGHAAEHLADDASCVVVSSAIRADNPELARAAELGVPVVHRSDALAALMRTARTIAVAGTHGKTTTTSMLAVALTELGLDPSYAIGGDLAGPGTNARHGDGDLFVAEADESDRSFQKYDPDVAIVLNVELDHHANYASMDEIHESFEAFVAKIPAGGTLVVGEHTGARELAARVSGRADLTVVTVGEDEGADVRIRSITPHGMTSEVTVALPDAGDITFTVSVPGRHYAHNAAAALAAGVRTGLDPAGLAHALTAYTGVGRRLQLKGEAGGVQVIDSYAHHPTEMTADLEAMRAAAGDRRLLVVFQPHLFSRTQELGTEMGRALALADASVVLDIYPAREDPIPGVTSALITDAAEAAGARVTPVHDQGSVPDVIAGMAVPGDLVLTMGAGDVTDLGPRILARLSD, from the coding sequence ATGGCATCCGGCATCCCCCACGCCATGGAACGGCCGCACTTCATCGGCATCGGCGGCGCCGGAATGTCCGGGATCGCCAAGATCCTCGCCCAGCGGGGCGCCAAGGTCGCGGGCAGTGACGCCAAGGAGTCCGCGACGGCCGACGCGCTGCGGGCCCTCGGCGCGACCGTGCACGTCGGGCACGCCGCCGAGCACCTCGCGGACGACGCCTCCTGCGTCGTCGTCTCCAGCGCCATCCGCGCCGACAACCCCGAGCTGGCCCGCGCCGCCGAGCTCGGCGTACCGGTCGTCCACCGCTCCGACGCGCTCGCCGCGCTGATGCGCACCGCGCGCACCATCGCGGTGGCCGGCACCCACGGCAAGACCACCACCACCTCGATGCTCGCCGTGGCCCTGACCGAGCTGGGGCTCGACCCCTCGTACGCCATCGGCGGGGACCTCGCCGGGCCCGGCACCAACGCCCGGCACGGCGACGGCGACCTGTTCGTCGCCGAGGCCGACGAGAGCGACCGCAGCTTCCAGAAGTACGACCCGGACGTCGCGATCGTCCTCAACGTCGAGCTCGACCACCACGCCAACTACGCCTCCATGGACGAGATCCACGAGTCCTTCGAGGCGTTCGTCGCCAAGATCCCGGCGGGCGGGACGCTGGTCGTCGGCGAGCACACCGGAGCCCGCGAACTGGCCGCCAGGGTCTCCGGACGCGCGGACCTCACCGTCGTCACCGTCGGGGAGGACGAGGGCGCCGACGTCCGGATCCGCTCGATCACCCCCCACGGCATGACCAGCGAGGTCACGGTCGCGCTCCCGGACGCCGGAGACATCACCTTCACCGTCTCCGTGCCCGGACGCCACTACGCGCACAACGCGGCCGCCGCCCTCGCCGCGGGCGTCCGCACGGGCCTGGACCCGGCCGGGCTGGCCCACGCCCTCACCGCCTACACCGGCGTCGGCCGCCGCCTCCAGCTCAAGGGCGAGGCGGGCGGCGTCCAGGTCATCGACTCGTACGCGCACCACCCCACCGAGATGACCGCCGACCTCGAGGCCATGCGCGCCGCGGCGGGCGACCGGCGGCTGCTGGTCGTCTTCCAGCCGCACCTGTTCTCCCGCACCCAGGAGCTCGGCACCGAGATGGGCCGTGCGCTGGCGCTCGCGGACGCCTCCGTGGTCCTGGACATCTACCCGGCCCGGGAGGACCCGATCCCCGGCGTCACCAGCGCGCTGATCACCGACGCCGCCGAGGCGGCGGGCGCCCGGGTGACCCCCGTCCACGACCAGGGGAGCGTCCCGGACGTGATCGCGGGAATGGCCGTGCCGGGCGATCTGGTTCTCACCATGGGGGCCGGCGATGTGACGGACCTCGGTCCGAGGATCCTGGCCCGCCTGTCGGACTGA